CTGCGCCCGCTTGAGGTCCGTCACGTCCTGGGTCATCACTAGCCCCGCTAGGATCTCGCCCTCCTCATTGCGCACCGGCATCGAGTGGACATGGTAGACGTGTTCCCGGAACATCATTTCGGTGACGACGCTTTGGCCAGCCAGGGTCTGGCGGTAGAAAGGCTCGATCACAGCGCAGACATCCGGCGGCAAAGCGTCCCAGATCGTCCGCCCTTCGAGGGCCTCGGGCACCAGGTTCACCGCCACCAAGCCCGCGCCTTCCACCAGGGTATAGCGCAGGTCCTGATCAAATAAGAAAACGGCACCGTTGGGCAAATTCTTGAGCACCGTTCGCGAAAGGGCCTCGCTGCGGCGGAGGGCGGCTTCGGTCTCGCGCATGCTCGTAATATCGCGGGCAATGCTCAGCACCGAGACAATGGCCCCTGCCTGACTAAACTCCGGCACCAAGCGCGCCTGAAAATAGCGCAGGGCGCCGTCTGGGCCAACGGCTGAGAATTCGCGAGTTTGCTCCTGGCCCGTGGTGAAGATGCTGTCTAGCAGGGTTTGCCAGGTTGAAAAATCTTCTGTCGGGCCGAGCAGCTCAGCGCGCGATCGCCCAATCACGTCTTCGGGGGTCCAGGACGTCACGCGGGCGATCGCCGGATTGACATACTGATAGCGCCCCTCCCGATCAATGCGGGCCACCACGTCCGGCGACTGCTCCACCAGCGCCTTAAACTCTTGCTGGCGGCGATACAGCTCTAGTTCTGAGCGTTTGCGCGCCGTGATATCCCGCCACGTGGCCACAAAGCCATCCCACAGCTTGGCAATGCGGATATCCAGCGCCCGCACGATCGGCAGCGCATCGGGAGAGGTCCCCGACACCACAATTTCTCGGCTCACCGGATCGCCGGTTTCGACGACCTGGGTGCACGCTTGGCGCAGCTCGTCCGCCGGGTAGTCCGCCAGCGCCGCCAAAAAGTCTTGGCCGAGCCACAGGTTTGGCCCCAGGGCTTGGCTGGCAGCGTCATTGAGATAGGCGATCTGGAAGTACTGAATTCGCTGCTGGTCGTCGCGCTGGGTGACGCAGATGGCAAAGCAGTCGGGCAAATTTTCCATCGATGCCCGAAAGCGCTCTTCGCTGAGCTGCAGCGCCTGATTGACCTGGGCCAGGCGGGTGTTGGCCTGGGCGAGGGATCTGTTGAGCTGCAAGAGGTCCGTCTGGGCGAGGCCAGGGGCGTCGCTCCCCGGCGATCGCCGGGGAGCGATCGCCATGGCGAGCAGCAGAGCGACGCTGCCCTGGCAAAACAGGCTCAAGCGGTGCCCATACAAAACCCCTGCGTCCACCGGGAAGGTCAGGGCCAAGAAATTGGGCGGGTAAAACAGCAGGTAGCTAAACAGGGACACCGCAATTGAGAAGCTAACCAGCGCCGCCGTGCCCACTAGTCCCAGGCGCACCGCCGCCCAAACCAGAGGGAAGAAGATCAGCAGCAATCCTTGGTAAAACAGCGGTCCGGCGATCGCCGCTCGGCCCACCGTCAAAACGCACAGGAGCGCCACGACTCCAAACAAAATCAGGATCTCAGTGGAGGCCGCAGCGGGCTTGGGCCACAGCTCCACAGGGCCTGCCGCGCGGGGCAGCCAGCGCTGCCGCCGTAGCCAGGGCGTCAGGCTCCACAGGGCGATCGGGGCGATCGCCAAGATGCCCAGGGCATTACTCAGCCAGCTGTGGAGCACGCTCGGCCCCAGACTCAGCAGCGAAATCCGGCCCGTCAGCACCAGCAAGCCATTGATCACCGCCGCGCTCGCTAGGCCCGCCACCAGCGGCCCGCTCACCCAAAAAGCCACCCAATTGGGCACCCCAGCCAGGGAAATAGGGCCACGCCACAGCCGTCGGTAGAGCAGCCAAACCGTCAGCGGCTCTAGGCTGTCGAGAATGCCAAGGCCGCGCGACCAGCCCTCCCCGCCCCACCAGGGCGCCATGAGCACCGCCGCCAGCATGGTCAGCAGCACCTCCATCGGCCCAAACCACAGCGTCAGGGCGATCGCCACGCCCGCCGTCGGATGCCACAGCGCCACCTCCGGCTCGGTCTGGTGCAGCAGCGTCAGGCCGTGGGCGCCCAGCAGCACCAGCAAACTGGCGATCGCCACCAGCCATCCTCGTCGGGACGGGAGCAGCTTCAGACTCCAGCTAGGCGGCAACACAAACACAGGCCCATCGCACCATCAACAAAAACTCATCATCCCCAAGCCCCTCTTTGATCTGAGCAAGCTGTCCTTTTGGGAATCGCAATATCCCTCGCACTATACTTCAAGGCCGCGATCGCTGCCTCTCTCTGGAGGCACCTTTCTTGCAAACTTTGGATCCGTAAAAGCACGGATTTGCGCGATCGCGTTTTAGCAATGGGTGATACCGCTAGAAGCACCGGCCAGGGATTGGGTCACTCCACGTCCCTTTTCCCTTCCAAAAGCGATCGCGCCTTTGCGCAGCCGGAGAGGACACCCCACGGAGTACACTCAAAAAGAGATGGTTCGAAAAACTTAACAACCGAGTCCAGACCATGAGCCCTGTCACGTCCGCCGTTTCCCAGCCTTCCCCCCTTCCCCAAAGCATCCCCGACACCCAGTGGGATGTGATTGTCATTGGCTCTGGGATTGGCGGCCTGGTGACCGCGACTCAGCTCGCGGCCAAAGGGGCCAAGGTCTTGGTGCTGGAGCGCTACCTGATTCCGGGCGGCAGCGCGGGCTACTTCGAGCGCAACGGCTATCGCTTCGACGTGGGCGCCTCGATGATTTTTGGCTTTGGCGATCGCGGCACCACCAATCTCCTCACCCGCGCCCTAGACGCCGTCGGCGTCCAGATAGAGACGATTCCGGATCCGGTGCAAATTCACTATCACCTGCCCAAGGATTTGCAGCTGCGGGTCCATCGGGACTACGAGCAGTTTATCCAGGAGCTGAGCGATCGCTTTCCCCACGAGAAAGAGGGCATTCGCAAGTTCTATGACGAGTGCTGGCGCGTGTTCAACTGCCTCAACGCCATGGACCTGCTCTCCCTCGAAGAGCCCCGCTACCTGACCCGCGTCTTTTTTCAGCATCCCCTGGCCTGCTTGGGCCTCGTGAAGTACCTGCCCCAGAACGTCGGGGACATCGCCCGCCGCCATATCCAGGATCCAGATCTGCTGCGGTTCATCGACATCGAATGCTACTGCTGGTCCGTGGTGCCCGCCGAGTGTACGCCCATGATCAACGCTGGCATGGTCTTCTCCGATCGCCACTACGGCGGCATCAACTACCCGAAGGGGGGCGTCGGCCAGATCGGCCAAAAGCTGGCGGAGGGCCTCGTCAATGCGGGCGGCCACATCCAGTATCGGGCTCGGGTGACGCGCATCCTGATGGAGGGCGATCGCGCCGTTGGGGTAGAGCTCGCCACCGGCCAAACCCTCCGGGCTCGCCGCATCGTCTCCAACGCGACCCGCTGGGACACCTTCGGCAAGCTCCTGCCGCCCGAGAAGACCCCCGCCAGTGAGCAAAAGTGGCGGCAGCGCTATCGCCCGTCGCCCAGCTTCTTGAGCCTCCACCTCGGGGTCAAAGCCGACTTGCTGCCTGCCGATGCCGACTGCCACCACATCGTGGTGGACGACTGGAGCGCCATGGAGGAGAGCGGCGGCACTATTTTCGTGTCCATTCCGACCCTGCTTGACCCGTCCCTGGCCCCGCGCGATCGCCACATTATTCATACCTTCACCCCCAGCTGGCTCAGCGAGTGGCAGGGCCTCACCCAGCGCCAGTACGAGGCCAAAAAGCAAGCCGAAGCCGCCAAGCTGATCGATCGCCTAGAGCGTATCTTCCCCGGTCTCCGCGCCGCCATCGACTACCAAGAAATCGGCACCCCCCGCACCCATCGCCGCTTCCTCGGTCGCCAAGACGGCACCTACGGCCCCATCCCCCGCCGCAAGCTCCTAGGACTGCTCGGCATGCCCTTCAACCGCACTGCCGTGCCGGGTCTCTACTGCGTCGGCGACAGCACCTTTCCCGGCCAGGGCCTCAACGCCGTTGCCTTTTCTGGCTTTGCCTGCGCCCACCGAATCGCTGTCGACCTGGGCTTCTGAGCCTCCCAGCTCTAGGGCTCTGGGACAGAAAATTGCGCTCGTTGGCAAGCAGCACCTCTGGGGTACTGCTTCAGGAAATCTGCTGTCTAGGGCGAGAAGCTGGGCAGGGCTTTTTGCAGGCGCTTGAGATTGGTCGATCGCCCCATCAGGGTGATCGCGTTTCCCTCTAGACGAACGTAAATCTTGCCCGAAAACAGCCCCCGCACCTGCGATCGCCCATAGACTCGATAGTCCTCGATCTCCCCCTGGGCCTCATACCCCAGGGTCGTCAGCGCCGTCTCCATCTCCCGCAAAAACTGCTTTTGATTTTTGAAGGTGCCCGAAATCGACTGGCTGCGGTTGAAATAGCCCCCCAGGGCACCCCCCGCCAAACCCAGGATCAAGCCCAGTTGGTAAGGCAGCGCGCTCCCAAACTCCGTTCCCAGCACCTGAGTCGCCATCAGCACCCCAATGATCGTGGTGCTCGCGAAATAGTAGGCAAATGTGATCCAGAAGCCAGGGCCAGAAATCATAGGTGTAGTGAAATAAAAAGGGCGTTACTTCTTCCAGGGAAGCTTAGTTCCCATCTCCGTCAGGGCAGACCAGCACAGGTACACGATCAACAGGCCCACGCCCAGCAAAAACATTTGGAAATCGTGATCCATCGTTGCCCTAGGCCTCACAACCCGCTTGGAACACCTCGCGCTCTGGATAGAGCGCGGCAGATTTCGGACTCAGCCGACAAATTTGCGGCATATCCAGAGACTCTGCCCTCAATTTATACCTTGGGAGAGACTCAAAAGCCTAGTGGGACCCCGACTTTTGATATAAAATCCTATCATTAGTTAAGCTGGGCCCACGAGCGCCCGTTAACTCGGCGAAGCAGGTGAATTCACCGCGATTTTGGGCTTTGACGCAGTAACAAGAGGATCAAGAACACAATGTCTTACGAATTTCCCAACCTGCCCTACGCACAGGACGCCCTCGAACCCCACATCTCGGCTAACACCCTGAGCTTCCACCATGGCAAGCACCATGCCAAGTATGTGAGCACCTACAACGAGATGGTGCAAGGGACAGAGAACGAGAGCAAGTCCATCGAAGAAGTCATCAAGGCTTCCTACGACCCGTCCGCCAAGGCCCAAAGCGGTCTCTTCAACAACGCCGCTCAGTCCTGGAACCACACCTTCTACTGGTACTGCATGAAGCCCGGTGGCGGCGGTGAGCCCACGGGCGAGCTGGCTGAGAAGATCAAGGCTGACTTTGGCAGCTTCGAGAAGTTCAAGGAAGAGTTTAAGGCTGCGGGCGGCTCTCAGTTCGGCAGCGGCTGGGCGTGGCTGGTGCTCGACAATGGCACCTTGAAAGTGACCAAGACCCCCGACGCCGTGAACCCCATCGCCCAGGGCCAAACGCCTCTGCTGACCATGGATGTGTGGGAGCACGCTTACTACCTGGACTACCAGAACCTGCGCCCCAGCTACGCCAACACCTTCCTCGACAGCTTGGTGAACTGGGACTTCGTGGCCGAGCAGTACGCAAAGGCTAAGTAGGTTTTTGAAGCTCCAAATTTCGGCGGTTAGTTAGCTATGCGCTGAATTTTGTAAGGCCACGTCGAAGGACGTGGCCTTTAACTTTTAAAGATTGTTAAGATTTATTCAATCGCGCTCAGGAGAGCCTCCCCATGAATAGTGATGAGCTGGCGCAATACATTGAGGCGACGGATGCCATTTCCAAGCCTTGGCTGCTGGTGCAGTTGCGGCTCAAAAAGCTGAATGAGCAGCGGGCGTCGATGGAGCCAGAGGAGTACGCGCGCCAGCTGGCGGATGTCCACCAAGACCTGATGAATCTGGGAGAGTGGTGGGTCGGCCGGGAAGATGAGGTTTTTGGGTGAGGCGATCGCGCCACAAAAAACCCCGCCAATGGCGGGGTATCAGGATTCCAAGGAGTTCAAAGTTTTTGTCTGGGGTGCGGGCGATCGCCTAGCTGCCCTGCACCGCGACGTATAGGTAGTAGGTTGCCATGGGGATCACGGTCGCTGCAATCAGCAGGCCGATCACCCACACCATCGAGACGCCCTTTTGCTCTTCAGTTTCTTCGGCACTCGCAAAGGTCCCTTCTACCTGAACGGTGTTTTGGACCACCGGAGGACCCGGATCGGGGTTGCCCGAGAGGACTGCTACTAAGCGATCTTTGACGTCGATCAGGGCTTGGTTGTAGCGATCGCCTTGGCGCAGGGGCGCTTGCAGGGTTTCGCCGACCACGCTCTCAGCGATGTCTGCGGTCAGCAGCGCCTGGGCTTCGCTGCCGACATGAATCCCGGCGTTGTTGGTCACTTCATCCAGGACGATGACCGTTTGGTTGGCCTGGGCCTGGGCGTCGGGAAACCACTTTTCAAAAAGCTTGTCTGCGAAGCTCTGGGCTGTTTCGCCATAGTCGAGGCGGTGGAGCGTCACGAAGCGCACTTCGTTGCCGGTTGCTTTCGCAAGTTTGTCGAGTTCGCTGCTGAGGCTGTTTTCGTTGACGCGGCTGACGATCTCGGCCTGATCCACAATCCAGGGCGCATTTTTGGCAGGCAGCGGCGGAATTTGGTAAACGCCGGTTGCGTGGGCTGGCGCAGCAAAGAGCTGACTGGTGAGAACGATGGCGGCGATCGCTAACCAGCATCGCTGGAGCGCGCGGCTCCAGGCAAACCGGGAGGAGAGGAGCTGCTTCATGATTTATGAGTGATGTATGAAGAACGGTGATCTTTCCAAAATACTATACGGTCGATTCTTCGCGCGATCGCCCAGTCGCGCCCTTGACTGATTTCTAGGCTTTTCGAGGACAGGAGCATTTTCTTACAGAGTCTTTATATTTTGAGTCTAGAAATATCCGGTTTTCGAGGCCTATCCTCGAAAAAGTACTCAGTTTTTTACAGCGATCGCGATATCTATACAGATTTACTTCACAAATTCAGGCCTTTTTCGCCTAATTGAGCGGATTTCAAGTTGTTCACGCTGTAGTTAGAAAAGCTGAGATTGCAATTTGTCGCAATGAACTCAGTGGAAGCACGGGCTTACTCATAAAGCATTCAGCAGGCTTCCGTACATACCACAAATCTGGTAGCGAATTGGAATTTCAGTGGATATACTGTAGGAAACCAGATTTCGCCCTGGGAACACAGCCGTGTTAGTCAAGCTAGCTAGTATTGCAACCTTTTTAGTAGGAACGCCAGCGCTTTCCCTGGGTGCGATGGAAATACAGGCGCGATTCGTTCCTATTCACGGTTTTTCTGAGGCTTCAGCCCTCATAGCGGAGTATACTCCTCCCGTGGAGGGAGGACCGGCCACCAGTGACAGTGGCGGCACTCGCTTCAAGACAGTTCCTCTATTAGAGGCGGCGTGAGGGCCATCCCGAAAGCTTTAGCGTTTCTGTCAAGCGCTTGAGAGGCTGACAGAGGGGTTAGTTTCAGACGAAGATTTTGGATTATTTCAGGACTCATTTGCTCTAGATCCAGGTGAATAATCGCTGGTTCTAGAGCTTTTTGCTGACTTCAAAGCGTGCAGGACGCCATCACGGTGCAGAGGCGATCGCGCTTTTTTGCCATTGATTGCCTTGGACCAGGGTATGCGCCTGCCAGGATTCTTGGGGCGTCGGATAGTCTAGGCGGAAATGGCCGCCTCGGCTCTCGGTTCTAAAGTGAGCGCTCTTCAGAATCAGGCAACCAATTGTCAGTAAATTGATCGTCTCTCCCCAAACCCGCAGCGAAGGCCCCGCTTCGGGGAAAGAAACCTTGACCGTTTGGGCGGGTGATAGGTGCTGTATTGCCTGGGTAATGGGCAGTTTGGCGATCGCCCTTTGCCAGTGCTCGACCTGGGCGATCGCCTCCGCTAGGGCTTCCGCCTCGCGACAAATGCCCGCCCGGTCCCACATCAAGCGAGGCAGCTTTTCGCGCACTTCTTGAATCTGGTCACTCTGGGCCTGCCAGTCATCCCAGGCCGCTGGGTCTAGGACCGTTGGGAGCTCAGGGGCGATCGCCTGTTTGGGCACCGCCTCCAGCTGGGCCAGCTGCGTCCCAAACACAAGACACTCCAGCAGAGAATTGCTCGCCAGA
This genomic stretch from Geitlerinema sp. PCC 7407 harbors:
- the crtH gene encoding carotenoid isomerase produces the protein MSPVTSAVSQPSPLPQSIPDTQWDVIVIGSGIGGLVTATQLAAKGAKVLVLERYLIPGGSAGYFERNGYRFDVGASMIFGFGDRGTTNLLTRALDAVGVQIETIPDPVQIHYHLPKDLQLRVHRDYEQFIQELSDRFPHEKEGIRKFYDECWRVFNCLNAMDLLSLEEPRYLTRVFFQHPLACLGLVKYLPQNVGDIARRHIQDPDLLRFIDIECYCWSVVPAECTPMINAGMVFSDRHYGGINYPKGGVGQIGQKLAEGLVNAGGHIQYRARVTRILMEGDRAVGVELATGQTLRARRIVSNATRWDTFGKLLPPEKTPASEQKWRQRYRPSPSFLSLHLGVKADLLPADADCHHIVVDDWSAMEESGGTIFVSIPTLLDPSLAPRDRHIIHTFTPSWLSEWQGLTQRQYEAKKQAEAAKLIDRLERIFPGLRAAIDYQEIGTPRTHRRFLGRQDGTYGPIPRRKLLGLLGMPFNRTAVPGLYCVGDSTFPGQGLNAVAFSGFACAHRIAVDLGF
- a CDS encoding superoxide dismutase — encoded protein: MSYEFPNLPYAQDALEPHISANTLSFHHGKHHAKYVSTYNEMVQGTENESKSIEEVIKASYDPSAKAQSGLFNNAAQSWNHTFYWYCMKPGGGGEPTGELAEKIKADFGSFEKFKEEFKAAGGSQFGSGWAWLVLDNGTLKVTKTPDAVNPIAQGQTPLLTMDVWEHAYYLDYQNLRPSYANTFLDSLVNWDFVAEQYAKAK
- the psb32 gene encoding photosystem II repair protein Psb32 → MKQLLSSRFAWSRALQRCWLAIAAIVLTSQLFAAPAHATGVYQIPPLPAKNAPWIVDQAEIVSRVNENSLSSELDKLAKATGNEVRFVTLHRLDYGETAQSFADKLFEKWFPDAQAQANQTVIVLDEVTNNAGIHVGSEAQALLTADIAESVVGETLQAPLRQGDRYNQALIDVKDRLVAVLSGNPDPGPPVVQNTVQVEGTFASAEETEEQKGVSMVWVIGLLIAATVIPMATYYLYVAVQGS